One genomic region from Mytilus trossulus isolate FHL-02 chromosome 9, PNRI_Mtr1.1.1.hap1, whole genome shotgun sequence encodes:
- the LOC134684263 gene encoding uncharacterized protein LOC134684263, which yields MLSTQKERENFYRISTIIVDHGKESLILLLDNELNSNNQTLEDFINLNQHDIYHLCFNRYTCCQCVNRKLPLTTPTSRVLHPDQLNILLDKNGKTLSCHNIKSKAQFCCCPAKSTLTTKHLDLTFLRCLLINFASICPPNSNIRLAVDDLIGHRNKLYGHAQEAKCSGTDYILYKSQIETVILTIAKSCNKKSEMKQKLKDAEVRPLDEIICQQYQNCLLSDIRQNEEIKTEIYMIREQSRQNRDQIVQRILESKEKIANNITSQNEAFTDKIDGMMESLTQRDEILYERIKSLHVKVVDEVNIHSKEIMRTIKTEEDDVQMQHTELIGHLHKTEHNIRLNTVEQREGILTQLEKTRQDITDQIHNLSMDVKESVTNQAIKTRKLDVRKQNLIDHSNAIIQGHLSDETFVKTAALEKGKTILNEQSLLILLGKGGSGKTQIALNLASVYKDKGYIPFFFLDKDVIKYRDLISLAEKCIVIVEDLFGRRNVDFHEGSHKNILDILSNCLKTSTLLKMVFTIRNDPKCSENILAKHDIFDKKCIVNLDYKYRLTDKERITMILSHMRYNSIIPCKSPVKVDIYFDDDPYPRCSSECTADVIALSDNNTQICTNTVYQCCMCDTYLGFPETCRMFCSDKSLTILGVAYFRTTNKSLINKVTDLFTEGFDKLSCRYQYCVLVYTALKCNFFDNNILGSHIENDELFQRIFSIFDDKKSKIRKTLVQQAILTLEGGYLIKSSKFGEFYQDWVTYPRGNAYTFKHQAVHDAVLVSFGNECPETLMKLDICDLGFILQYIRPSLKQHDFNSSVIHVDQKLLIDKLVYFLDDDLSFKINFSSEFQITGILNPWNPPLPGCADDEDSFQDQTQSDESKGNESSDDENSLFDSESEDSNPESDTNDTDDDGEPWFRSYPELIGEYIRKCIIEKKFITFVKLFLERLSTRVPSPEQMKAFLNGLTRSGTCLMNLTVNSDIIRDSTFKYGDVNVLCLMFRPKSSNIKHYSFYELDDIVLQDRLIAIIDEKQSYKIITEIGNFLYRIGIQDENPKFVQRYLDSIIDKYNKREHVYKVRYIIDGMTGKGSRTGVVSLFIKFMQKHLLTYGSIKAIIGLWESLYAATHNISQTDSNIQLMAVLENKFKHHILLGADTEHGGKYKLHTQEYGARLFDLGVKIQDNMLIEDLISKMVEIYEVFLGGRLTYYFESPNSFHFLVYFYNGFTKFDSRKEDATQMCPFGMKKLHRHLKRYKIFLKKVREAISHANQPEEDVANIEFLCILRNMSIHNPNNSIDEDDGEDDGDQ from the exons CACTCAGAAAGAGAGAGAAAACTTCTACAGAATCTCAACAATAATTGTTGATCATGGAAAAGAGTCGTTGATTTTGTTGTTAGATAATGAACTTAACTCTAACAATCAAACACTGGAGGATTTCATAAACTTGAACCAGCATGACATATATCATTTATGctttaatagatatacatgttgCCAGTGTGTCAACAGAAAATTACCACTAACCACTCCTACGAGTAGAGTTCTTCATCCCGATCAATTAAATATACTGCTagacaaaaatggaaaaacCCTGTCTTGTCATAATATTAAAAGCAAGGCACAATTCTGTTGCTGTCCCGCAAAATCCACTCTTACAACAAAACATCTGGATTTAACATTTCTTCGTTGTCTGCTGATTAATTTTGCCTCGATCTGTCCTCCGAATAGTAACATTAGACTTGCAGTTGATGACCTTATTGGACATCGGAATAAATTGTATGGACATGCGCAAGAAGCCAAATGTTCAGGTACTGACTATATACTTTACAAAAGTCAAATTGAAACAGTCATTCTTACAATTGCAAAATCGTGcaataaaaaaagtgaaatgaaacaaaaactcAAAGATGCTGAAGTTCGACCATTGGATGAAATAATATGTCAACAATATCAAAACTGTTTGTTGTCTGATATTCGACAAAACGAAGAAATCAAAACG gaaatatatatgataagaGAACAATCTAGACAAAACAGAGATCAAATCGTCCAGCGCATCTTGGAGAGCAAAGAGAAAATCGCAAACAATATCACGTCCCAGAATGAAGCATTTACGGACAAAATCGACGGAATGATGGAAAGTTTAACTCAAAGGgatgaaattttatatgaaCGAATTAAAAGTCTTCATGTTAAAGTTGTTGACGAAGTCAACATACATAGCAAAGAAATTATGAGAACAATAAAAACAGAAGAAGATGATGTACAGATGCAGCATACGGAACTCATTGGACATTTACATAAAACAGAGCACAATATTCGATTAAACACAGTAGAACAAAGGGAAGGTATTCTGACACAATTAGAAAAAACAAGACAAGACATAACTGATCAGATTCATAACCTAAGTATGGATGTTAAAGAATCAGTAACCAATCAGGCgatcaaaacaagaaaattag ATGTCCGAAAACAAAATCTTATAG ATCACAGCAATGCGATAATTCAAGGTCACCTATCTGATGAAACATTCGTTAAAACAGCTGCGCTTGAGAAGGGGAAAACTATTCTAAATGAACAAAGCCTTCTGATTCTGCTAGGCAAAGGAGGTTCTGGTAAAACACAGATAGCGCTGAATTTAGCATCCGTGTACAAAGATAAAGGATACATTCCATTTTTCTTCTTAGACAAAGATGTTATTAAGTACAGAGATTTAATTTCGTTGGCCGAAAAATGCATCGTAATTGTTGAGGATCTTTTTGGTAGGAGAAATGTTGACTTTCACGAAGGTAGTCACAAAAATATTCTGgatattttgtcaaattgtttaaAGACATCTACGCTCTTGAAAATGGTGTTTACAATAAGAAACGACCCAAAATGCAGTGAAAACATTTTAGCAAAGCAcgatatatttgataaaaaatgtattgtgaATTTAGATTATAAATACAGACTAACAGACAAAGAACGGATCACAATGATTTTGAGTCATATGAGATATAATTCAATCATCCCTTGTAAAAGTCCAGTAAAGgtagatatatattttgacGATGACCCCTATCCTAGATGTTCATCTGAATGTACTGCTGATGTCATTGCATTGTCAGACAACAACACTCAAATATGTACTAACACAGTTTACCAATGCTGCATGTGTGACACATATTTAGGATTTCCAGAAACTTGTCGGATGTTTTGCAGTGATAAATCCCTAACGATACTTGGTGTGGCATATTTTCGTACCACTAATAAATCGTTGATAAATAAGGTCACAGATCTTTTCACAGAAGGCTTTGACAAATTATCTTGTCGTTACCAGTACTGTGTATTGGTATACACTGCtttgaaatgtaattttttcGATAACAACATTTTAGGAAGCcatatagaaaatgatgaattgTTCCAGAggatattttctatatttgatgACAAGAAATCAAAGATACGAAAAACGTTAGTCCAACAAGCTATTCTTACCCTTGAAGGAGGGTACCtaataaaaagttcaaagtttggTGAGTTTTACCAAGATTGGGTTACATATCCAAGAGGAAACGCCTACACGTTTAAACATCAAGCCGTCCATGATGCTGTTCTTGTCTCATTTGGTAACGAATGTCCCGAAACATTGATGAAACTTGATATCTGCGATCTtggatttattttacaatatataaggCCAAGCTTGAAACAACATGATTTCAATTCATCCGTCATACATGTGGATCAAAAACTACTTATTGATAAGCTGGTCTACTTTCTAGATGATGATTTGTcattcaaaatcaatttttccTCAGAATTTCAAATTACAGGAATTTTGAATCCATGGAATCCGCCGTTACCTGGCTGTGCAGATGATGAAGACAGTTTTCAGGACCAAACACAATCTGACGAAAGCAAAGGCAATGAAAGTTCTGATGATGAAAATAGTTTATTTGATTCAGAGTCTGAAGATTCCAATCCTGAAAGCGATACAAATGACACAGATGATGACGGAGAACCTTGGTTCCGTAGTTATCCAGAACTAATAGGGGAATATATTAGGAAATgcattatagaaaaaaaattcatcacATTTGTTAAACTATTTCTTGAAAGACTCTCTACACGTGTACCATCCCCAGAGCAAATGAAGGCGTTCCTCAATGGACTGACCAGAAGTGGAACCTGCTTGATGAACTTAACAGTCAATTCAGACATCATACGTGATTCTACGTTCAAATATGGAGATGTAAATGTACTTTGTCTTATGTTTAGACCAAAGAGTTCGAATATTAAGCATTATAGTTTTTATGAATTAGATGATATCGTTCTTCAAGACAGACTTATTGCAATCATTGACGAAAAAcaaagttataaaattataacggAAATTGGAAACTTTTTGTATAGAATTGGAATTCAAGATGAAAACCCTAAGTTTGTCCAAAGATATTTGGACAGCATTATCGATAAATATAACAAACGAGAACATGTTTATAAAGTCCGTTATATCATCGATGGTATGACTGGCAAAGGCAGCCGAACTGGTGTTGTCTccctttttataaaattcatgcAAAAACACTTACTTACCTATGGAAGTATTAAAGCTATCATTGGTCTTTGGGAATCATTATACGCTGCAACACACAACATCAGTCAGACGGATAGTAATATACAATTAATGGCAGTTctagaaaataaattcaaacatcATATACTGCTAGGCGCAGATACTGAACATGGAGGGAAATACAAACTACATACGCAGGAGTACGGAGCACGTCTATTCGACCTAGGTGTTAAAATTCAAGACAACATGTTAATCGAAGACCTGATATCAAAAATGGTTGAAATTTACGAAGTGTTTCTTGGAGGTAGATTGACTTATTATTTTGAATCACCAAACAGTTTCCATTTCTTAGTTTATTTCTATAACGGATTTACTAAATTTGATTCGCGAAAAGAAGATGCAACACAAATGTGTCCTTTTGGAATGAAAAAACTGCATCGTCATTTGAAgcgatataaaatatttttaaagaaagtaaGAGAAGCAATATCCCATGCCAACCAGCCAGAGGAAGACGTAGCTAATATTGAGTTTTTGTGTATACTTAGGAACATGAGCATTCACAATCCTAACAACAGTATTGACGAGGATGATGGAGAGGACGATGGTGATCAATGA